One Candidatus Sulfotelmatobacter sp. DNA segment encodes these proteins:
- a CDS encoding PaaI family thioesterase, giving the protein MPRQRDASASAAGGKIAGRGVRNPEFEAAVRASFARQRLMSTLGARLAVVNPGRVDIELPFSAAFGQQHGYLHAGVLATIADSACGYAALTLCEPG; this is encoded by the coding sequence ATGCCCCGGCAACGCGACGCATCCGCGAGCGCGGCCGGCGGGAAGATCGCCGGCCGCGGCGTTCGCAATCCGGAGTTCGAGGCCGCGGTTCGAGCGAGCTTCGCCCGCCAGCGCCTCATGAGCACGCTAGGGGCGCGACTGGCGGTGGTGAATCCCGGCCGGGTCGACATCGAGCTTCCATTCTCCGCCGCGTTCGGCCAGCAGCACGGCTACCTGCACGCCGGCGTGCTCGCCACCATCGCCGACTCGGCGTGCGGCTACGCCGCGCTCACCCTGTGCGAGCCCGG